A single genomic interval of Chitinophaga sp. 180180018-3 harbors:
- a CDS encoding patatin-like phospholipase family protein has protein sequence MSAQRTVNGRPRVALTLSGGGARGLAHIGILEAIDSAGLKIDLLTGTSMGSIVGSLYAMGYSGKMIEAEARKLGWNSLFTNQPVLTAISYEEKKEYNRYIIEIPFEYGKPKLASGVISGEALWMELAKLCWPVKDVKNFQDFNIPFKCIATDVATGQIVTLDTGEIVTSIRASMAIPSIFTAVKIGNRKLVDGGVVRNFPVITAKEMGADIVIGSNVSGGLRKAEHLQTPFDILYQLGFYKDAEDFNKAIKQTDIYVPMKNELENYSAASFGSVDSIIEIGRKKGQEMYPVFKHLADSLNALYPEHPFVADRLPFATDVELSSIEVSGLVHVDKKFFLQRLHLKPNECYSQAQLRAAILKVYGTRFFKLITYNLAPEGYGRSRMEIQVEENPLTYVKVALNYNTFTGANAIINLTQRNFIVPNSRSFVRAAISENPRLEAEYFKYLGRSRTFGFGLSTYYENNSLTIYDDNFDKLQPYRNKYFNVNMDVQYMFGKDMAIGGGTRWEYIKFKPQFSPFLEVRGSTNQLNTYITYGVNSLNQKNYPTKGLLLNFESGYIYNQHPGIKVRNNGEELDLDSMGVKFGDYERFVLNAKYYIPVGRKSALELNGNISYNLNYSESMVNGFVVGGVTNIMRNQVPFIGLYEGEVVTPRIGAVQLAWQYEFYKNFYAIPRIGGAVYDGEISGGNRYKYLSGYGLGAGYNTRLGPLEATMMYSDQSGQLKFYVNMGFSF, from the coding sequence GTGTCGGCACAACGTACCGTCAACGGAAGGCCCAGGGTTGCGCTCACTTTAAGTGGTGGCGGGGCAAGGGGGCTTGCGCACATCGGCATACTGGAAGCAATAGACAGTGCAGGTTTGAAGATTGATTTGCTGACAGGTACCAGCATGGGCAGTATCGTAGGTTCGTTGTATGCCATGGGGTACTCCGGTAAAATGATTGAAGCAGAGGCCCGTAAGCTCGGGTGGAACAGCCTCTTTACCAATCAGCCGGTGCTTACCGCCATTTCCTATGAAGAAAAGAAAGAGTATAACAGGTATATTATTGAGATACCATTTGAATATGGTAAGCCTAAACTCGCATCCGGCGTAATTTCCGGCGAAGCGCTGTGGATGGAGCTGGCCAAGCTCTGCTGGCCGGTGAAGGATGTGAAAAATTTCCAGGACTTCAATATTCCTTTTAAATGTATAGCCACCGACGTAGCTACGGGGCAGATCGTGACACTCGATACCGGCGAAATAGTGACGAGTATCCGTGCCAGTATGGCCATCCCATCTATCTTCACCGCAGTAAAAATAGGTAACCGTAAACTGGTGGATGGCGGTGTGGTACGCAATTTCCCGGTGATCACTGCCAAAGAAATGGGCGCAGACATCGTGATCGGTTCCAATGTTTCCGGAGGATTGCGCAAAGCGGAGCATTTGCAAACGCCTTTTGATATCCTTTACCAGCTGGGATTTTATAAAGATGCAGAAGATTTTAACAAGGCTATTAAGCAAACGGATATTTATGTGCCGATGAAAAACGAGCTGGAAAACTATTCTGCAGCCAGTTTCGGGAGTGTGGATTCCATTATTGAAATCGGCCGGAAAAAGGGACAGGAAATGTACCCGGTATTCAAACACCTGGCCGATTCGTTAAATGCATTGTATCCGGAGCATCCGTTTGTGGCCGACCGGCTGCCATTTGCGACCGACGTGGAGCTGAGTAGTATTGAAGTAAGCGGGCTGGTACATGTAGATAAGAAGTTTTTCCTGCAGCGTTTACATCTCAAACCAAATGAATGTTATTCACAGGCACAGCTAAGAGCGGCTATCCTGAAAGTATACGGTACCCGCTTCTTCAAGCTCATTACCTATAACCTTGCTCCGGAAGGGTATGGCAGAAGCAGAATGGAAATACAGGTAGAAGAAAACCCGCTGACCTATGTGAAGGTGGCACTCAACTATAATACGTTTACCGGCGCCAATGCCATCATCAACCTCACGCAGCGTAATTTCATTGTGCCCAATTCCCGTTCCTTTGTGAGAGCGGCTATCAGTGAAAATCCGCGGCTGGAAGCGGAATACTTTAAATACCTGGGGCGTAGCAGAACATTTGGATTCGGGCTGAGTACTTACTACGAAAATAACAGTCTCACTATCTACGATGATAATTTTGACAAGCTGCAGCCCTATCGCAATAAGTACTTCAACGTGAATATGGATGTGCAGTATATGTTCGGCAAGGATATGGCGATAGGAGGAGGTACCCGCTGGGAGTATATTAAATTTAAACCGCAGTTTTCGCCTTTCCTGGAAGTGCGTGGCAGTACCAACCAGCTGAATACCTATATCACCTATGGCGTTAACTCACTTAACCAGAAGAACTATCCTACCAAAGGTTTGCTGCTCAATTTTGAATCGGGGTACATCTATAACCAGCATCCCGGTATTAAGGTGCGTAACAATGGGGAAGAATTAGACCTTGATAGTATGGGCGTAAAATTCGGCGACTATGAGCGGTTTGTGCTGAATGCCAAATACTATATTCCGGTGGGTCGTAAATCGGCCCTGGAACTGAATGGTAATATCAGCTATAACCTTAACTACAGCGAATCGATGGTGAATGGTTTTGTTGTAGGAGGTGTTACTAATATCATGCGTAACCAGGTGCCATTTATTGGTTTGTATGAAGGAGAGGTAGTTACTCCCCGGATCGGCGCTGTGCAGTTAGCCTGGCAGTATGAATTCTACAAAAACTTCTACGCTATTCCACGGATAGGCGGCGCTGTATACGATGGAGAAATTTCAGGCGGTAACCGCTACAAATATCTCAGTGGCTACGGGCTGGGCGCGGGCTATAACACCCGGCTGGGGCCATTGGAAGCTACTATGATGTACAGCGATCAATCCGGTCAGCTAAAGTTTTATGTGAACATGGGCTTTAGCTTCTGA
- a CDS encoding 8-amino-7-oxononanoate synthase codes for MSTSFLTKLLEERKEQQLYRELRLTSGLVDFCSNDYLGLARSADVRTTIRTLMEERHPAHGSTGSRLLAGNYEWMMSVEKDLALFHDAAAGLLYNSGYDANLGLFSCIGRRGDTIIYDQLIHASVRDGVRLSMAQSFSFLHNDPEDLEKKLRNAAGNIFVAVESVYSMDGDLAPLAAIAQLCAQYGAHLIVDEAHATGVVGERGEGLVQELGLAAACFARVHTFGKAVGCHGAVVLGSGELKEYLINFSRSFIYTTALPPASLAAIEAGYAAFPYMQNARQHLADLISQLREGLPGAELLPGNTPIQALLTRGNEHARKVAAQLQAAGLDVRPILHPTVPKGAERLRIVLHSYNTADEVNRLLKVLGS; via the coding sequence ATGAGTACTTCTTTTCTGACGAAACTGCTGGAGGAGCGCAAGGAACAGCAGTTGTACCGCGAGCTGCGGCTTACCAGCGGGCTGGTGGATTTTTGCTCCAACGATTACCTGGGACTGGCCCGGAGTGCGGACGTGCGTACCACCATCCGTACACTGATGGAGGAGCGGCATCCGGCGCATGGGAGCACCGGATCGCGGCTGCTGGCAGGGAATTATGAGTGGATGATGTCGGTAGAAAAAGACCTGGCATTGTTTCACGACGCAGCTGCAGGGCTGTTGTATAACTCCGGCTACGACGCTAACCTGGGGCTGTTTTCCTGCATTGGCAGGAGAGGAGATACGATCATCTACGATCAGCTGATACATGCGTCTGTCAGGGATGGCGTGCGGTTATCGATGGCGCAGTCGTTTTCCTTTCTGCACAACGATCCGGAAGATCTTGAAAAGAAGCTGCGGAATGCGGCGGGGAATATTTTCGTGGCGGTGGAATCGGTGTACTCGATGGACGGGGATCTGGCGCCACTGGCGGCAATTGCGCAACTTTGTGCGCAGTATGGCGCGCACCTGATTGTAGACGAAGCACACGCAACCGGAGTTGTCGGGGAAAGAGGCGAGGGACTGGTGCAGGAGCTGGGATTAGCGGCAGCGTGCTTTGCGCGGGTGCATACCTTCGGGAAAGCAGTAGGCTGCCACGGTGCAGTGGTATTGGGTTCCGGTGAGCTGAAAGAATATCTTATTAACTTCTCCCGATCTTTTATCTATACAACAGCACTTCCTCCGGCCTCACTGGCAGCGATAGAAGCAGGATATGCCGCATTCCCGTACATGCAAAATGCGCGGCAACATTTAGCTGACCTCATTTCGCAGCTGCGGGAAGGACTGCCGGGAGCAGAGTTGCTGCCAGGCAATACACCCATACAGGCGCTGCTTACGAGAGGAAATGAGCATGCCCGGAAAGTAGCCGCACAGCTGCAGGCAGCAGGGCTGGATGTAAGGCCCATTCTGCATCCGACGGTACCGAAAGGGGCAGAACGCCTTCGCATTGTGTTACATAGCTATAATACAGCCGATGAAGTAAACCGTCTTCTAAAAGTATTAGGGTCGTAA
- a CDS encoding penicillin acylase family protein — MRIIPAAITAAITLSLTYVLNTKMGQIPPLGKLLSPQTGFWRNAEPIGEFPREHFVLPGLSGKTEVWYDDRMVPHIFADNEADAFYVQGYITARDRLWQMELQTYAAGGRLSEILGPKLIQYDRRQRRMGMVSAAENAVKEMLADPVTKTAVTSYAAGVNAYISTLTPATYPVEYKILDYAPEHWDIIKSALLLKYMAYDLAGFCNDLEFTNARRLFSMTDFDMMYPDYHPATDPIIPRGTAYPAASEKTVAPADSIVAADAAFMKFRMDKPDPANGSNNWAVAGSKTRSGAPILCSDPHLSLSLPSLWYEVQIHTPDMNVYGASLPGAPGVIIGFNDHIAWGVTNGEEDVKDYYRMQFRNGLAEYLFNGSYRKADLRVEDIKVRGGVTVHDTVAYTVFGPVMFDNTFPDKTAGQTFLAMRWKAHDPSNELATFNRLNKARNYDDYVSAITLFTCPAQNFVFADKQGDIAIWHNGQYPLRWKNQGKWIMPGSDSSFAWQGYIPHEEVPHIKNPARGFVSSANQRATDSTYPYALYGQYDLYRGARINERLAAMSAITPVDMQLLQKDTRNLFAAAALPMIRKHLDTASLTAQQQPYWQLLSSWDFMATPDSKAATIFNALWGHLEDTIWRDELHPSDSSVLAYPQAITTLELLLRDTSFHFIDNINTPQKENLSGLVQGAFATTVLEMAELNKAGKLELGKARGTDINHLSRGIPAFSAQHLYTGGGQHIVNATKATHGPSWRMVVQLSDKTEAYGIYPGGQSGNPGSPFYDNSVNDWVNGKYYILHIFSAEEKDDPVIRYKLEFTGK; from the coding sequence ATGAGAATCATTCCGGCAGCCATTACAGCAGCAATTACCTTATCGCTCACCTATGTGCTTAACACCAAGATGGGGCAGATCCCGCCCCTGGGAAAGTTATTGAGTCCACAGACGGGCTTCTGGCGCAACGCAGAGCCCATCGGGGAATTCCCGCGTGAACATTTCGTATTGCCGGGGCTTTCCGGAAAAACAGAAGTATGGTACGACGACCGCATGGTGCCGCATATCTTCGCCGATAACGAAGCAGATGCGTTCTATGTGCAGGGGTATATTACGGCCCGCGACCGCCTCTGGCAAATGGAGTTGCAAACCTATGCAGCAGGAGGGCGGCTGTCGGAGATCCTGGGGCCTAAGCTGATTCAGTACGACCGGCGCCAACGCCGTATGGGCATGGTATCGGCCGCAGAAAATGCTGTGAAGGAGATGCTGGCCGACCCGGTTACCAAAACCGCTGTGACCTCCTATGCAGCCGGAGTGAATGCGTATATATCCACACTTACGCCGGCAACTTACCCGGTGGAATACAAAATACTCGACTACGCCCCTGAGCACTGGGATATCATCAAATCGGCTCTGCTGCTCAAATACATGGCTTACGACCTTGCAGGATTCTGCAACGACCTGGAATTTACCAATGCCCGCAGGCTATTTTCCATGACCGATTTCGATATGATGTACCCGGATTATCACCCTGCTACAGATCCTATCATCCCGCGAGGAACGGCCTATCCGGCAGCCTCTGAAAAAACGGTGGCGCCGGCGGACAGCATTGTAGCAGCTGATGCCGCCTTCATGAAATTCAGAATGGATAAACCAGATCCGGCCAATGGCAGTAACAACTGGGCTGTAGCAGGCAGTAAAACCCGGTCGGGCGCACCGATTCTGTGCAGCGATCCGCACCTGAGTTTGTCGCTCCCCTCGCTGTGGTATGAAGTACAGATTCATACGCCTGATATGAATGTATACGGCGCTTCTTTGCCCGGCGCACCCGGTGTGATCATCGGTTTCAACGATCACATTGCCTGGGGCGTTACCAACGGCGAAGAAGATGTGAAAGATTATTACCGGATGCAGTTTCGTAACGGCCTCGCTGAATATTTGTTCAACGGCAGTTATCGCAAAGCAGACCTCCGCGTGGAAGATATCAAAGTGCGTGGCGGCGTTACCGTGCACGACACCGTTGCCTACACCGTATTCGGCCCTGTGATGTTTGATAACACGTTCCCTGATAAAACCGCGGGACAAACGTTTCTGGCAATGCGCTGGAAAGCACATGATCCTTCCAATGAACTGGCCACGTTTAATCGCCTTAATAAAGCCCGTAATTACGACGACTACGTGAGTGCGATTACTTTATTCACCTGCCCCGCGCAGAACTTCGTATTCGCCGATAAACAGGGCGATATTGCCATCTGGCATAACGGACAGTATCCGCTCCGCTGGAAAAACCAGGGCAAATGGATTATGCCGGGCAGTGACAGCAGCTTCGCCTGGCAGGGGTATATCCCGCATGAGGAGGTGCCGCATATTAAGAACCCGGCGCGCGGTTTCGTGAGCTCCGCGAATCAGCGCGCTACCGATAGCACGTATCCGTATGCGCTGTATGGGCAGTATGATCTGTACCGTGGTGCGCGGATCAACGAGCGCCTCGCCGCGATGAGCGCTATTACGCCGGTTGATATGCAGCTGTTGCAGAAGGATACCAGGAATTTATTTGCAGCGGCGGCGTTGCCGATGATCAGGAAACATTTAGATACAGCTTCGCTCACGGCGCAGCAGCAACCGTACTGGCAGCTGCTCTCCTCGTGGGATTTTATGGCTACGCCGGATAGCAAGGCAGCAACTATTTTCAATGCTTTATGGGGGCATTTGGAAGATACAATCTGGCGGGATGAGCTGCATCCGAGCGATAGTTCTGTGTTAGCGTATCCGCAGGCGATCACCACATTGGAGTTGTTATTGCGTGATACATCGTTTCATTTTATTGACAACATTAACACGCCTCAGAAGGAGAATTTATCAGGATTGGTGCAGGGTGCATTTGCTACTACCGTGCTGGAGATGGCGGAGTTGAATAAAGCGGGGAAGCTGGAGTTGGGCAAGGCGCGTGGAACGGATATCAATCATTTATCGCGGGGGATACCGGCGTTTAGTGCGCAGCATTTGTACACCGGAGGCGGGCAGCATATTGTGAATGCGACGAAAGCAACGCATGGGCCGTCGTGGCGCATGGTGGTGCAGTTGTCTGATAAAACGGAAGCGTATGGTATATATCCGGGTGGGCAGAGTGGAAATCCGGGAAGTCCGTTTTATGACAACAGTGTAAATGACTGGGTGAATGGGAAGTATTATATACTGCATATATTCAGTGCGGAGGAGAAGGATGACCCTGTAATACGGTACAAGCTTGAGTTTACGGGGAAGTGA
- a CDS encoding MFS transporter has translation MKNTLTSPSKNIWQVILASSAGTLIEWYDFYIFGSLSAIIAEKFFPPSNPQLAYIATLATFAVGFIVRPFGAIVFGRLGDLTGRKYTFLLTLLIMGGSTFAIGLIPSYHSIGVLAPMLVLLLRLLQGLALGGEYGGAATYVAEHSPDNRRGYYTSFIQTTATLGLFVSLGVILLTRSLMTPADFNNFGWRIPFLLSVLLVIMSYYIRIRLQESPMFVQMKKEGKTSTNPIKESFANKENLKLVLIALFGAAMGQGVIWYTGQFYALSFLQKTMNIEFVQSNIIIAVALLLGTPFFIYFGSLSDRIGRKKIMLTGMLLAALAYYPIYKAMDTIGDIKQKTEQKELYKIESNTSKNDAGLLVTETTRVYSYTDGSTLKATDNKKELTVSSLNAAWLVLLIFVQVLFVTMVYAPIAAFLVELFPTRIRYTSMSLPYHIGNGVFGGLLPTISTILVTNTGNHLAGLIYPIGIALICFVVGLFTLKDRKTILP, from the coding sequence ATGAAAAACACGCTTACTTCTCCTTCGAAAAACATCTGGCAGGTTATCCTGGCATCGTCTGCCGGAACATTGATAGAATGGTACGATTTCTACATCTTTGGCTCTTTGTCTGCTATCATTGCCGAAAAGTTCTTTCCACCCAGCAACCCGCAGCTGGCCTACATTGCCACGCTGGCTACCTTTGCGGTGGGCTTCATTGTTCGCCCGTTCGGCGCCATCGTATTCGGCCGACTCGGCGATCTGACCGGCCGTAAATATACCTTCCTGCTTACCCTGCTGATCATGGGCGGCTCTACTTTCGCCATCGGCCTGATTCCCAGCTACCACAGCATCGGGGTGCTGGCGCCCATGCTGGTACTGTTACTCCGGCTCCTGCAGGGCCTGGCGCTCGGCGGTGAATATGGCGGTGCAGCTACCTATGTGGCGGAACATTCGCCGGATAACCGCAGAGGTTATTATACCAGCTTTATCCAAACTACGGCTACCCTGGGCCTGTTTGTATCGCTGGGCGTAATCCTGCTCACCCGTAGCCTCATGACCCCAGCCGATTTCAACAACTTCGGCTGGCGTATTCCTTTCCTCTTATCGGTGCTGCTGGTGATCATGTCATATTACATACGTATACGCCTGCAGGAATCGCCCATGTTCGTGCAAATGAAAAAGGAAGGAAAAACCTCCACCAATCCCATCAAAGAAAGCTTTGCCAATAAAGAAAACCTGAAACTGGTACTGATTGCGTTGTTCGGCGCGGCCATGGGCCAGGGCGTGATCTGGTATACCGGGCAGTTTTATGCACTGTCGTTTCTCCAGAAAACCATGAACATCGAGTTCGTACAATCGAACATCATCATCGCAGTGGCACTGCTGCTGGGCACACCGTTCTTTATTTATTTCGGCTCTCTATCCGACCGTATCGGCCGCAAAAAAATCATGCTCACCGGTATGCTACTCGCCGCCCTGGCCTATTATCCTATCTATAAAGCGATGGATACCATCGGCGATATCAAACAAAAAACGGAACAAAAAGAACTGTACAAAATAGAAAGCAACACGTCAAAAAACGATGCCGGCCTGCTGGTTACTGAAACCACCCGCGTATACAGCTACACCGATGGCAGCACCCTGAAAGCTACTGATAATAAGAAAGAACTCACCGTTAGCTCGCTGAACGCCGCATGGCTGGTGTTGCTCATCTTTGTACAGGTTCTCTTCGTAACAATGGTTTATGCACCCATTGCGGCTTTCCTGGTGGAGCTGTTCCCCACGCGCATACGGTACACTTCCATGTCGCTGCCTTATCATATCGGTAATGGTGTTTTCGGGGGCTTGCTGCCCACCATATCCACCATACTGGTTACCAATACGGGCAATCACCTGGCCGGACTTATCTACCCGATCGGTATTGCGCTGATCTGTTTTGTAGTAGGTTTGTTTACGTTGAAAGACAGGAAAACAATTTTGCCTTAG
- a CDS encoding AAA family ATPase produces the protein MKVRGITIPDLHHFKDFHLDLTYPAGHPKAGRALDKVCFIGQSGTGKTTLLKLISVISYKSYSYSEIGLMDQIKQVSLDFEFEDFVSSKKINFDKDETEQGGEKVSNYWSKIYQNGAEVEFKNVLPQWGIYSGSVKPATIYFPADLDYRLEVEHGDLLDLQDRRHIDFSSYSAANTWTIILNEIQKYQEEEIKIRQEISHIAEKATDIKAIQKAVKKLEKWRNETPSPVQNIADKCLDPLLKNFGLRVKTKLDFQGKDDIGFLKIEDFAGNEVPNGLLSTGTKQVMLSALPLYLLQPNKCQILYDEPERSLYPDLQRTIIDYYLGLTIDCQFFFSTHSPIIASSFEPWEIVELKFDKNWNIYRDLYYEGENHVDNYFVDPRYLDYDLILKKIFDLDDTSTDMRTEAIVELTMLKNQIDTLKEKGQLKTPKAKEIVTRYKMLAQKLAWKTE, from the coding sequence ATGAAAGTAAGAGGCATTACAATTCCTGATCTGCATCATTTTAAAGATTTCCATTTAGACCTTACTTACCCTGCAGGACATCCGAAGGCAGGGCGGGCTTTGGATAAGGTTTGTTTCATAGGGCAGAGTGGAACGGGAAAGACGACTTTGTTGAAGTTGATATCTGTGATTTCCTACAAGTCTTATTCGTATAGTGAGATTGGATTAATGGACCAAATAAAGCAAGTATCTCTCGATTTTGAATTTGAAGATTTTGTTAGCTCCAAGAAGATTAATTTCGACAAAGATGAGACTGAGCAGGGGGGAGAAAAAGTTTCCAACTATTGGAGCAAGATTTACCAAAATGGTGCAGAAGTTGAATTTAAGAACGTTTTACCCCAATGGGGGATTTATAGCGGGTCAGTAAAACCAGCGACCATATATTTCCCGGCTGATTTAGACTATAGACTAGAGGTAGAGCATGGTGATTTATTAGACTTACAAGACCGGAGGCACATAGATTTTTCTTCTTATTCCGCGGCTAATACATGGACAATTATATTAAATGAAATTCAGAAATATCAGGAAGAAGAGATAAAGATCAGGCAGGAAATTTCTCACATTGCTGAAAAGGCAACAGATATTAAGGCAATTCAAAAAGCCGTTAAAAAACTTGAAAAGTGGCGTAACGAAACCCCAAGCCCTGTGCAGAATATCGCAGATAAATGCCTTGATCCCCTGTTAAAGAATTTTGGCCTGCGTGTTAAAACGAAATTGGATTTTCAGGGAAAAGATGATATAGGATTTCTGAAAATAGAAGATTTTGCGGGTAATGAGGTGCCCAACGGCTTATTAAGCACAGGGACTAAGCAGGTGATGTTATCAGCGCTGCCATTGTATTTATTGCAACCTAATAAATGCCAGATACTATATGATGAACCGGAAAGATCATTATATCCAGATCTTCAAAGGACAATCATTGATTATTATTTAGGTCTTACTATCGATTGCCAGTTTTTCTTTTCTACACACTCACCTATCATTGCATCTTCTTTTGAACCCTGGGAGATAGTGGAATTGAAATTTGATAAGAATTGGAATATCTATCGTGATCTGTATTATGAAGGTGAGAATCACGTTGATAATTATTTTGTGGATCCCCGTTATTTGGATTACGACCTTATTCTTAAAAAGATATTTGATTTAGATGATACAAGTACGGATATGCGTACAGAGGCTATTGTTGAGTTAACCATGTTGAAAAACCAGATTGATACATTAAAAGAAAAAGGACAGTTAAAAACACCAAAAGCAAAAGAAATAGTTACACGTTATAAGATGTTGGCGCAAAAGCTGGCATGGAAAACTGAATGA
- a CDS encoding AAA family ATPase, which produces MNIFKLGTRWGKGNPDFYDLIKELSISLSHKNDCSPQKGDVILIAKGFKVFAITILKENTHPVINRSDLELLFGRYQIDFDELTTFADSQWLELNETDRFDYQTQDGICQVQKPEIITLTKQLLKKYMDAEALNEIIKVLEYKKQIILQGPPGTGKTKLAKEIAKKLISINSSRILTREDIVRLCSDQTTITTAKTSLNFKILGISEKGVRVENSEGTEHSAPFNEIVKMFQNKAWEKEGVITNGTDSYSAAIAKFIDSRQHTFLSKNDSEYCKIIQFHPSYSYEDFVRGIVAESKGEKIEYNSINKILGHFAEQALRNHNLSNADNSGASIDSWVAQNFEEFKNEIEVGLQETELKLSANITIFEVADKSFKYGKNWKNPSHLNFSQLKGLIKAIVSGEYQLSDLQIDKTRFAHAFYRETYYKPLLELFFKNHNYTNKPISVVPRNYVLLIDEINRADLSSALGELIYALEYRGEAVESMYEVDGEKQLILPPNLYIIGTMNTADRSVGHINYAIRRRFAFVDILPEPLKEDDEIYFNTDGFEKVARLFNDNNVSSEFDSKDVQIGHSYFIIKKRGAISQVERDNMFKLKMNYEVIPILNEYVKDGILVGKIDGKDVRQYINELKSAL; this is translated from the coding sequence ATGAATATATTTAAGCTTGGTACTAGATGGGGAAAAGGTAACCCTGACTTTTATGACTTAATTAAGGAATTAAGCATTTCGCTAAGTCATAAAAATGATTGTTCTCCTCAAAAGGGTGATGTTATTCTGATAGCAAAAGGATTTAAAGTATTTGCAATAACTATACTTAAAGAAAATACCCATCCAGTTATCAATCGTTCCGATCTGGAACTTCTTTTCGGTCGATATCAAATAGACTTTGACGAATTAACAACATTTGCAGATTCTCAATGGCTTGAATTAAATGAAACAGATCGATTCGATTATCAAACTCAAGATGGTATTTGTCAAGTTCAAAAACCTGAAATAATCACTCTTACAAAACAACTATTGAAAAAGTATATGGATGCAGAGGCGTTAAATGAAATAATTAAGGTTCTGGAATATAAAAAACAAATCATCCTGCAGGGTCCTCCCGGAACCGGCAAAACAAAACTGGCCAAAGAAATTGCTAAAAAATTAATCAGTATTAATAGTTCGAGAATTTTAACAAGGGAGGATATAGTTAGATTATGTAGTGATCAAACAACAATCACAACAGCAAAAACCAGCCTTAATTTCAAGATCCTGGGCATAAGCGAAAAAGGGGTTCGCGTAGAGAACTCAGAAGGCACAGAACATTCGGCACCTTTTAACGAGATAGTCAAAATGTTTCAAAATAAGGCCTGGGAAAAAGAAGGGGTGATCACTAATGGAACAGATTCATATTCTGCAGCTATTGCAAAGTTTATAGATAGCAGACAACACACATTTTTGTCGAAAAATGATTCCGAATATTGCAAGATTATACAATTTCATCCCAGTTACAGTTATGAGGATTTTGTAAGAGGAATTGTTGCTGAGTCTAAAGGGGAAAAAATAGAATATAACAGTATCAACAAAATATTGGGGCATTTCGCAGAGCAGGCTCTAAGAAATCATAATTTGAGTAACGCTGATAATTCCGGAGCTTCCATAGACAGTTGGGTCGCGCAAAACTTCGAAGAATTTAAAAATGAAATTGAAGTAGGCCTCCAGGAAACAGAATTAAAGCTTTCGGCGAATATTACCATTTTCGAGGTGGCTGATAAGTCTTTCAAATATGGCAAAAATTGGAAGAACCCGTCACATTTAAATTTCAGCCAATTAAAGGGACTGATCAAGGCTATTGTTAGTGGTGAATACCAACTTTCAGACTTACAAATAGACAAAACCAGATTCGCACATGCATTCTACCGGGAAACTTATTATAAACCTTTGTTGGAATTATTTTTCAAGAACCACAACTACACAAATAAACCTATTTCCGTAGTTCCCAGAAACTATGTGCTTCTTATCGACGAAATTAATCGTGCCGACTTATCCTCTGCTTTAGGCGAACTGATTTATGCTTTGGAATATCGCGGGGAAGCCGTAGAAAGCATGTATGAGGTAGATGGAGAAAAACAACTGATACTCCCTCCCAATCTCTACATTATTGGTACCATGAATACCGCCGACCGAAGTGTTGGACATATCAATTATGCTATTAGAAGGAGATTTGCTTTCGTGGATATTCTGCCCGAGCCCCTGAAGGAAGACGATGAAATTTACTTCAATACAGATGGGTTCGAAAAAGTAGCAAGGTTGTTTAATGATAATAATGTGAGTAGCGAATTTGACTCAAAAGATGTGCAGATTGGGCACAGCTATTTCATTATTAAAAAGAGAGGTGCGATATCACAAGTGGAAAGAGACAACATGTTCAAACTGAAAATGAATTATGAAGTTATTCCTATATTAAACGAATATGTCAAGGATGGTATACTTGTGGGTAAAATTGACGGTAAGGACGTCAGGCAGTACATTAATGAACTGAAATCAGCCCTATAA
- a CDS encoding tRNA-(ms[2]io[6]A)-hydroxylase → MSKVSILGLKLPTDPRWVNLAAISLHDILTDHAYCEQKAASSAISLIQRYPSRIKLVEELAPIVTEEWGHFRQVLAEMKKRGLSLGKQRKDDYVNALMERRSKGGHPDDAFLDALLIFALIEARSAERFRLLSEGLEDEYLREFYRKFMISEAGHYRLFIDLANEYFPEEKVRTRWQEWLKMEADILKNIEVRGDRMH, encoded by the coding sequence ATGAGCAAAGTATCTATTCTCGGATTAAAACTGCCTACAGATCCGCGCTGGGTGAACCTGGCAGCTATTTCTTTACACGATATTCTTACCGATCACGCCTATTGCGAACAAAAAGCAGCCTCCTCTGCTATTTCGCTGATTCAGCGTTATCCCTCCAGAATAAAGCTCGTGGAAGAACTGGCGCCCATCGTTACGGAGGAATGGGGGCATTTCCGGCAGGTACTGGCTGAAATGAAAAAACGCGGTCTTTCCCTGGGTAAGCAACGAAAAGATGATTACGTGAATGCGCTGATGGAGCGCCGCTCCAAAGGAGGCCATCCCGATGATGCTTTTTTAGATGCACTGCTCATCTTTGCCCTCATAGAAGCCCGCAGCGCCGAGCGTTTCCGCCTGCTGAGTGAAGGACTGGAAGATGAATACCTGCGCGAATTTTATCGCAAATTCATGATATCAGAGGCCGGCCATTACCGGCTCTTTATAGATCTGGCCAACGAATATTTCCCCGAAGAAAAAGTACGTACCCGCTGGCAGGAATGGCTTAAAATGGAAGCCGACATCCTGAAAAATATCGAAGTGCGGGGCGATCGTATGCACTGA